The uncultured Desulfobulbus sp. genome window below encodes:
- the rsgA gene encoding ribosome small subunit-dependent GTPase A has protein sequence MRNTQNNSQLFGNTIPPGLATLGWSPFFQEQYEKSAADAIPARIVGVHKQIFSMKQGDEAFLASLAGRLYHREAGTYPVVGDWVLVKDQIITNIFTRKNLLSRKAATGRLGRETALSDEQAIAANLDFAFIVCGLDRDFNAARLERYLLLASHCDIEPVILLSKSDLQPNPEQYVYAVKSIAPGVKVFSLSLFDAQAVSRIAALLHPHRTAALLGSSGAGKSTLINRLTGENIRKTRSVGERVGKGRHTTTSRDLILLPGGGMVIDNPGIREIGMVQRESGEMTTFTDIETLATQCRFSNCTHTCEPGCRVQEALARGEISPRRMNNFIKLNNELDYTRERQHKSAARVEKERWQHISKKAKSLKRDKNQ, from the coding sequence ATGCGGAACACACAAAACAACTCGCAGTTATTTGGAAATACAATCCCACCTGGACTGGCCACGCTTGGCTGGTCACCATTTTTTCAAGAGCAATATGAAAAGTCTGCTGCCGATGCCATCCCGGCTCGGATTGTTGGGGTGCATAAACAGATTTTTTCAATGAAGCAGGGAGATGAGGCGTTCCTTGCCTCACTTGCAGGTCGGCTTTATCACCGTGAGGCTGGAACATATCCGGTGGTCGGCGACTGGGTGCTTGTCAAAGATCAGATTATTACGAACATTTTCACAAGAAAAAACCTGTTATCCAGAAAGGCAGCCACAGGCAGATTAGGCAGGGAAACAGCCTTGAGTGATGAGCAGGCAATAGCAGCAAACCTGGATTTCGCCTTTATCGTCTGTGGCCTTGACCGGGATTTCAACGCGGCACGGCTCGAACGATACCTTTTACTTGCCTCCCATTGTGATATAGAACCGGTCATTTTGCTCAGTAAATCCGACCTGCAACCAAATCCGGAACAATATGTCTACGCGGTAAAGTCCATCGCCCCAGGCGTTAAGGTCTTTTCTCTTTCTCTCTTTGACGCTCAAGCGGTTTCGCGAATTGCTGCATTGCTTCATCCGCACCGGACGGCGGCCCTGTTGGGTTCCTCGGGTGCAGGAAAATCCACCCTGATCAATCGTCTCACCGGGGAAAATATAAGAAAAACCAGATCAGTTGGTGAAAGGGTCGGCAAAGGGCGGCATACGACAACAAGCCGTGACCTGATTCTTCTTCCTGGGGGCGGAATGGTGATTGATAATCCCGGCATCCGGGAGATAGGCATGGTCCAACGAGAGTCTGGGGAGATGACCACATTTACAGATATTGAAACACTCGCCACTCAATGCAGATTCAGCAATTGCACACACACCTGTGAACCTGGCTGTCGGGTACAGGAAGCGTTAGCCAGGGGAGAGATTTCACCCAGAAGAATGAACAACTTTATCAAGCTAAACAATGAGCTCGATTATACCCGTGAACGGCAACATAAAAGTGCCGCCAGAGTGGAGAAAGAACGCTGGCAGCATATTTCGAAAAAGGCAAAAAGCTTAAAAAGGGACAAAAACCAATGA
- a CDS encoding diguanylate cyclase gives MYQRLLDIFIASQDTGIETILQGVQPEKRFSHQFCCSPTVETIDLSIYSIIILDFDTVPLEFIECIEALNNDQIAVVGCFPPAQISVLAEYAPLFDQVWIKPFAADKIQASFQRILRRLKGQEEATLSEKYLDTLINSLPELIWFKDARGAHLKVNDSFCQTVNKTKAQVEGRGHYYIWDLEPDEYAQGEYICLESEEIVLNKKETCLFDETVKCGDELRKFKTYKSPIFDTDGEVLGTVGFAHDVTDLQNLLIELNILIEGLPLAVMVTDKDRSITSVNRKFTDIFVLDRSEFIGKKVDYWIDESKPYTRSKRWLIEQGADGTLLLSKNKVLKIHEEKLLDIFGALAGYVYLFVDITLEHQHKNKLLIDANTDHLTKLNNRRSLQDFMRKTPCQPGTALLLADLDNFKEVNDQHGHDEGDRVLVAFSDLLQRLFPAENLFRLGGDEFAIMLPQMKDMDSLEKFAEQLLSGFAEKVTRKFPHTNISVSIGGAIDAGHGDFGELFKKADMSLYDSKNAGKCAYTLLSK, from the coding sequence ATGTACCAACGGTTACTCGACATATTCATCGCTAGCCAGGACACCGGGATCGAAACAATTCTCCAAGGAGTGCAACCTGAGAAAAGATTTTCCCATCAATTTTGCTGCTCACCCACTGTCGAAACAATCGATTTGAGCATCTATTCGATCATCATCCTCGATTTTGACACCGTTCCCCTCGAATTCATAGAGTGTATTGAGGCTCTCAACAATGACCAGATTGCCGTGGTTGGCTGCTTTCCCCCCGCTCAGATTTCTGTTCTGGCAGAGTATGCCCCTCTTTTCGACCAAGTCTGGATAAAACCTTTTGCCGCAGATAAAATCCAAGCCTCTTTTCAGAGGATTTTGCGACGTCTTAAGGGACAGGAAGAAGCGACCCTCAGTGAAAAATATCTGGATACCCTGATTAACAGCTTACCCGAACTTATTTGGTTCAAAGATGCTCGAGGAGCCCACCTGAAGGTCAACGACAGTTTTTGTCAAACCGTGAATAAGACCAAGGCCCAGGTTGAAGGCCGCGGTCATTACTACATCTGGGATCTGGAACCGGATGAATACGCTCAGGGGGAATATATCTGCTTGGAGTCTGAGGAAATTGTCCTCAACAAGAAGGAAACCTGCCTCTTTGATGAAACGGTGAAATGTGGCGATGAGCTCCGCAAATTCAAAACCTATAAATCACCGATCTTCGACACCGATGGAGAGGTGCTCGGCACGGTCGGGTTTGCTCACGATGTCACTGATCTCCAGAATTTACTGATCGAATTGAATATCCTCATTGAAGGGTTACCGTTAGCCGTCATGGTCACCGACAAAGACAGGAGTATCACCAGTGTTAATCGAAAATTTACCGACATCTTTGTGCTTGACCGCAGCGAATTCATCGGAAAAAAAGTTGATTACTGGATTGATGAATCCAAGCCCTACACTCGCAGTAAAAGGTGGCTGATCGAACAGGGAGCTGATGGCACATTGCTTCTCTCCAAGAACAAAGTTCTGAAAATTCACGAAGAAAAGCTGTTGGATATATTTGGCGCTCTTGCAGGCTACGTCTATCTTTTTGTGGATATCACTCTTGAGCATCAACACAAAAACAAACTTCTCATTGATGCCAACACCGATCATCTAACCAAACTGAATAACCGGCGCAGTCTTCAGGATTTCATGAGAAAAACTCCATGCCAGCCGGGGACGGCACTGTTACTAGCTGATCTTGATAATTTTAAGGAAGTCAATGATCAACATGGTCACGATGAAGGAGACCGTGTGCTGGTTGCCTTTTCTGACTTGCTGCAACGACTCTTTCCTGCTGAAAATCTCTTTCGACTCGGGGGTGATGAATTTGCAATCATGCTCCCCCAGATGAAAGACATGGACAGCCTGGAAAAATTTGCAGAGCAACTGTTGTCAGGATTTGCAGAAAAAGTTACCCGAAAGTTTCCACATACCAATATTTCTGTGAGTATTGGGGGTGCCATTGATGCTGGTCATGGCGATTTTGGAGAGTTGTTCAAAAAAGCAGACATGTCCCTGTATGACTCCAAAAATGCGGGTAAATGTGCCTACACTCTCTTGAGCAAATAA